One Hemibagrus wyckioides isolate EC202008001 linkage group LG09, SWU_Hwy_1.0, whole genome shotgun sequence DNA segment encodes these proteins:
- the LOC131359060 gene encoding up-regulator of cell proliferation-like has protein sequence MASNRNVIKNSGSGSGSTQRDSSQLRDALLSFLKTLGLEKYYPNKLTLKSLLEINSATVSSEKTDSLQAIPWAFLRKLLMVNSKSRSILSTLCENNESDDLFSEEDSDGSFNLLDLHTALFFCADSFLQQEMALKMSMCQFAAPFLLPQGIYNQCTLMLWALRCIIKEWRPCSMSESKEFVENSVVHAEIPLVSFVRLSNCSLSKSQVLNQVLNNAEEHHDFFTHREMIGGSAPRVIANGMVEICWSLPCGNNSIDVFPEAVAVANLRGDACAFETQFRFLTKVSAAFFVFLDSVEEKELRLFASLQGIKSKIFLVVNSQKNMTQDVKSSIEAMIDTLQLDRDHIIKKSQKVNLATFAKSINSSIKTFLSKPHESFSIDSMKKTAQELGLAVDEIQGKASVSAEEMAEKTVKTIGVRQITDYKKTQLPLQGENWKRLAKIEKEQCRLRNSGEMSLEQYKVQLQKEIDEIWDKQSQYKMTKTMEIFTDALLGSDDTERAFFLKWMGLKMDMRSRKQMSTLRRKYKECEQKKDRDALVRLDKELLDSSLGIEHYMREMGQIYEAASFGSNTMSAKISSLPTLAAKLLLAGFPLELLDGDASNIPEKWVSDVLMKLHRMVGGKSRLLVITVLGVQSTGKSTLLNTMFGVQFAVGSGRCTRGAFMILIPVGEDLKEELLCDFVLLIDTEGLKSPALAQLEDSYEHDNELATFVIGLSDVTIINIAMENSTEMKDVLQIAVHAFLRMKEVGKKTVCHFVHQNVGGVSAYNKNLTERKQLLEQLNEMTVIAAEMEKKPNIKKFTDVLDYDVEKNNWYMPGLWHGTPPMAPVNSGYSVAVLDFKKTLLGILKARKDEEPSQIPEFLQWMNSLWRAVKFENFIFSFRNTLVAHEYDNLSKTFTDWEWSFRRHIQSWVTAEMVQISNTETGGNNEVVEQIKQKAHKEIAFQRERMSKNLTEYYKKKDHHVHLVEKYRVDFANSIKSLESEMKDEVRKTLDAVLEMRSNKVKLEDIHRKQTTMIESQVLQLLQNYKHCKNEVSDKELTAEFEKMWKREVANITGIKERDVSDEILKQLLVSFANRNVMEDLQKVKNLTQYGQGQFQVKEKHVKLEKKIQSFFTQRNAKQELEIVANSIIKCSEKTIDQHAQEKCDYQYTFTKDVLEETDEQLKHAGSKINTKFELDLKLHICGIASRKFTEMHRKFLSAQDPYKYLQKFKSNYLSDFIDLYRKNDQCHRKAREFTQLCLKPAVTGYIEQSIGPDIVDAVLLNNPTEYSSRVLFQYTIQKELLEKSNFEDFNRYILQYDAYVKEWIYNRIVKCFSKDISLQNIKMKKLDIIIQKIMKAMEASKVDDNGSPLPNNEKGTMRFIQTFCKSMSCDISVSMNTVEGVLFQNTSYCAPFTKSLYESIDEMKLQLIDEITTSNDIEETLNNVSVKPQNVLFKRVFGCGKKCPFCKTPCEAGGRRHQQHHAGLHRPKGLGGFVYSKTNSLCEEICTSSVCGNGVFRSHETNFQPHPCKDYRKYYPDWNIAPEFSLKASDYWKYVMVTFNDKFAKQFEAEPAVYPKEWNNITKEQALLCLKHNFNIK, from the exons ATGGCTTCTAACAGAAATGTCATTAAAA ACAGTGGCTCAGGATCAGGATCAACTCAAAGGGACTCAAGCCAGCTTAGAG atgCCCTTCTTTCATTTTTGAAAACACTGGGACTTGAAAAGTACTACCCAAACAAGCTGACTCTGAAGTCCTTACTGGAAATCAACAGTGCCACTGTGTCCAGTGAAAAGACTGACTCACTGCAAGCAATACCATGGGCCTTTCTAAGAAAGTTACTGATGGTTAATTCAAAATCAAGATCTATACTCTCTACACTTTGTGAAAATAATGAATCAGATGActtgtttagtgaagaggacaGTGATGGTAGTTTTAACCTTCTAGATCTTCATACTGCCCTCTTTTTCTGTGCAGATAGTTTTCTTCAGCAAGAAATGGCACTGAAAATGTCAATGTGCCAGTTTGCAGCACCATTTTTGCTGCCACAGGGAATATATAATCAGTGCACTCTTATGCTATGGGCTCTTAGATGTATCATAAAAGAATGGCGCCCATGTTCAATGTCAGAATCAAAAGAGTTTGTTGAAAACAGTGTTGTTCATGCAGAAATTCCCTTGGTATCATTTGTGAGATTAAGTAACTGCAGCTTGTCCAAGTCTCAAGTTTTGAACCAAGTGCTCAACAATGCAGAGGAGCACCATGACTTCTTTACTCATCGTGAAATGATTGGAGGATCTGCTCCCAGGGTAATTGCTAATGGCATGGTAGAGATTTGCTGGAGTCTTCCATGTGGGAACAATAGTATTGATGTCTTTCCTGAGGCAGTGGCTGTTGCTAATTTGAGAGGTGATGCTTGTGCTTTTGAAACACAATTCAGGTTCCTTACAAAGGTATCAGCAGCTTTCTTTGTGTTCTTGGACAGTGTTGAAGAAAAGGAACTAAGATTGTTTGCCTCTTTACAAGGAATTAAATCCAAAATATTTCTTGTGGTGAACTCTCAGAAAAACATGACGCAAGATGTGAAGTCATCTATTGAGGCAATGATTGATACTCTGCAACTGGATAGAGACCACATAATTAAGAAAAGCCAAAAAGTGAATTTGGCTACTTTTGCAAAATCGATCAATTCTTCCATAAAGACTTTTCTAAGTAAACCTCATGAATCATTTAGTATCGATTCCATGAAGAAGACTGCTCAGGAATTAGGTCTTGCCGTTGATGAGATTCAAGGAAAAGCCTCTGTCTCAGCAGAAGAAATGGCAGAGAAAACCGTGAAAACTATTGGAGTTCGTCAAATAACAGACTATAAAAAGACACAGCTGCCACTGCAAGGTGAAAATTGGAAAAGACTGGCTAAAATAGAGAAAGAGCAATGTAGATTACGCAATTCAGGAGAAATGAGCTTGGAACAATATAAGGTTCAACTGCAAAAAGAAATTGATGAAATTTGGGACAAACAAAGTCAgtacaaaatgacaaaaacaatggAGATCTTCACTGATGCTTTGTTGGGCTCTGATGATACTGAGAGAGCCTTTTTCCTGAAATGGATGGGACTAAAGATGGATATGCGTTCACGCAAACAAATGTCAACCCTTCGGCGCAAATACAAAGAGTGTgaacaaaagaaagacagagatgctTTAGTCCGATTAGACAAGGAACTTCTTGATTCTTCTCTTGGCATAGAACATTACATGAGAGAAATGGGACAGATCTATGAAGCTGCTTCATTTGGATCAAACACAATGTCTGCTAAAATTAGCAGTCTTCCTACTCTGGCTGCCAAACTGCTCCTAGCTGGGTTTCCTCTTGAACTACTTGATGGAGATGCATCAAATATCCCAGAGAAATGGGTGAGTGATGTTCTCATGAAGCTTCACAGGATGGTTGGGGGGAAGAGCCGTTTGCTGGTAATAACTGTGTTAGGGGTTCAGAGTACTGGTAAATCAACACTGCTCAACACTATGTTTGGAGTCCAGTTTGCAGTGGGTAGTGGACGATGCACACGTGGAGCATTCATGATTCTCATACCTGTGGGTGAAGACTTGAAGGAAGAGTTACTTTGTGACTTTGTCCTTCTGATTGATACAGAGGGTTTGAAATCACCAGCACTGGCACAACTGGAGGACAGTTATGAGCATGACAACGAATTGGCCACATTTGTGATTGGTCTTAGTGATGTAACCATCATCAATATAGCAATGGAGAATTCCACAGAGATGAAGGACGTCTTGCAGATAGCAGTTCATGCTTTTTTACGGATGAAGGAAGTTGGTAAAAAAACAGTCTGCCACTTTGTTCATCAAAATGTTGGTGGTGTTTCAGCATATAACAAAAACCTGACTGAACGAAAACAGCTCTTGGAACAACTAAATGAGATGACAGTGATTGCAGCTGAGATGGAAAAGAAGCCTAACATAAAAAAATTCACTGATGTTTTGGATTATGATGTGGAAAAGAATAACTGGTATATGCCAGGCCTATGGCATGGCACACCACCAATGGCACCAGTTAATTCAGGCTACAGTGTGGCTGTTCTTGATTTTAAGAAAACCCTCTTGGGTATCCTTAAAGCAAGAAAGGATGAAGAACCCTCTCAGATCCCAGAGTTCCTGCAATGGATGAATAGCTTGTGGAGGGCAGTGAAGTTTGAGAACTTCATCTTCAGTTTCAGAAACACTCTTGTGGCCCATGAATATGACAATCTTTCCAAAACTTTTACAGATTGGGAGTGGTCTTTCAGAAGACACATTCAGTCTTGGGTTACAGCTGAAATGGTTCAAATATCTAACACTGAAACAGGTGGTAATAATGAGGTTGTTGAGCAAATTAAACAGAAAGCACATAAAGAAATTGCCtttcagagagaaagaatgagtaAAAATCTAACTGAGTACTACAAAAAGAAAGACCACCATGTACATTTGGTGGAAAAGTACAGAGTTGATTTTGCAAATAGCATCAAAAGTCTAGAGAGTGAAATGAAAGATGAAGTGAGAAAAACATTAGATGCTGTTCTTGAGATGAGGAGTAACAAGGTGAAATTAGAAGACATTCACAGAAAGCAAACCACAATGATTGAGAGTCAAGTCCTTCAACTCCTGCAAAATTACAAACATTGTAAAAATGAGGTGTCTGACAAAGAGCTCACAGCTGAGTTTGAGAAAATGTGGAAACGAGAAGTGGCAAACATCACTGGTATAAAAGAAAGGGATGTTTCTGATGAAATTTTGAAGCAACTGCTAGTAAGTTTTGCCAATCGCAATGTCATGGAGGATTTGCAGAAAGTTAAAAATTTGACACAGTATGGGCAAGGACAATTCCAGGTCAAAGAGAAGCATGtaaaattagaaaagaaaatacaaagtTTCTTCACACAGCGTAATGCAAAGCAAGAGTTAGAGATTGTTGCAAATAGCATAATTAAGTGCAGTGAAAAAACCATTGATCAGCATGCACAAGAAAAATGTGATTACCAATACACTTTTACAAAAGATGTGCTAGAGGAAACTGACGAACAGCTCAAACATGCAGGTTCAAAAATCAATACAAAATTTGAACTTGACCTTAAATTGCACATTTGTGGCATTGCCTCTCGGAAATTCACAGAGATGCACAGGAAATTCCTCAGTGCTCAAGATCCCTATAAATATTTGCAGAAATTCAAGAGTAACTATCTGTCTGATTTCATTGATTTGTATAGAAAGAATGACCAGTGCCACAGGAAAGCAAGAGAATTCACTCAGCTCTGTCTCAAGCCAGCAGTAACTGGGTACATTGAACAGTCCATCGGACCTGACATTGTTGATGCAGTTCTGCTAAACAACCCAACTGAGTATAGTTCTCGAGTGCTGTTTCAGTACACAATTCAAAAGGAACTACTGGAGAAATCAAACTTTGAGGATTTTAACAGGTACATTTTGCAATACGATGCTTATGTCAAAGAATGGATATACAATCGTATCGTTAAATGCTTTTCCAAAGACATATCTctgcaaaatataaaaatgaaaaagctgGACATCATAATACAAAAGATCATGAAAGCAATGGAAGCCTCCAAGGTTGATGACAATGGGTCCCCTTTGCCAAATAATGAAAAAGGTACAATGAGATTTATCCAGACCTTTTGCAAATCAATGAGCTGTGACATCTCAGTGTCCATGAACACAGTGGAAGGTGTCCTCTTTCAGAATACAAGCTATTGTGCTCCATTCACCAAAAGTCTCTATGAATCTATAGATGAGATGAAGCTACAGCTAATAGATGAGATCACCACGTCAAATGATATCGAAGAGACACTGAACAATGTGTCTGTGAAGCCCCAAAATGTGCTCTTTAAAAGGGTCTTTGGATGTGGGAAAAAGTGTCCCTTTTGCAAAACACCATGTGAAGCAGGAGGAAGGAGACATCAGCAACACCATGCAGGTCTGCATAGACCAAAAGGACTGGGAGGTTTTGTATATTCAAAGACTAATTCTCTCTGTGAAGAGATCTGTACATCAAGTGTATGTGGCAATGGAGTGTTTCGAAGTCATGAAACTAATTTCCAACCTCATCCCTGTAAAGACTACCGGAAATACTACCCAGACTGGAATATTGCACCTGAATTTTCTCTGAAGGCCTCAGATTACTGGAAGTATGTGATGGTGACATTTAATGACAAATTTGCTAAACAGTTTGAAGCGGAACCAGCTGTGTATCCGAAAGAATGGAATAATATCACTAAAGAGCAGGCTCTCCTCTGTCTGAAGCATAACTTCAATATTAAATGA